The following proteins are encoded in a genomic region of Nonomuraea muscovyensis:
- a CDS encoding TetR/AcrR family transcriptional regulator, whose protein sequence is MPMAATDRRVRRTRELLRRALVELILEKGYDRITVQDIIDRADVGRSTFYAHYTDKDDLLLSNLEELAATFEEHMERHFASRAEPNPVLAAFQHADRQRDLYKALAGRRGAEVMRAGLRRRITEVLTRRMPEFLPHRDGAVPMDVTMEFLLASLLGLLVWWLDNDVPYTAEEMAEMYMRLIVPGVRAVYGM, encoded by the coding sequence ATGCCGATGGCCGCCACGGATCGCAGGGTGCGGCGCACCAGGGAGCTGCTCCGCCGCGCGTTGGTGGAGCTGATCCTGGAGAAGGGTTACGACCGGATCACCGTGCAGGACATCATCGACCGCGCGGACGTCGGCCGCTCGACCTTCTATGCGCACTACACCGACAAGGACGACCTGCTGCTCAGCAACCTGGAGGAGCTGGCGGCGACGTTCGAGGAGCACATGGAGCGCCACTTCGCCAGCCGTGCCGAGCCGAATCCGGTGCTGGCCGCGTTCCAGCACGCCGACCGGCAACGCGACCTGTACAAGGCGCTGGCCGGCAGGCGGGGCGCGGAGGTGATGAGGGCCGGGCTGCGCCGGCGGATCACGGAGGTCCTGACGCGGCGGATGCCGGAGTTCCTGCCGCACCGGGACGGCGCGGTGCCGATGGATGTGACCATGGAGTTCCTGCTGGCCTCGTTGCTCGGCCTGCTGGTGTGGTGGCTGGACAACGACGTGCCCTACACGGCCGAGGAGATGGCCGAGATGTACATGCGTCTCATCGTGCCCGGCGTGCGTGCCGTCTACGGAATGTGA
- a CDS encoding aldo/keto reductase, producing MRYRLLGRTGLRVSELFFGAMTFYERGGPGALREYRALLDTYADAGGNVIDTASAYGDSEEILGELLDGHRDRFVLASKYTLSRDRRDPNAAGNHRKNLTLTLERSLRRLRTDHLDLYWVHIWDRHTPIEETMRALDDAVRAGKILYVGISDAPAWLVARANTLAEWRDWTPFAALQVPYNLLQRDIERELLPMAEAFGMTVAAWAPLARGVLSGKFTGHPAPPAGRTRVDPASLTARDHAVARTVREVADDLGATPAQVALAWTRTRSTAVHPIVGARDVAQLTDNLGATALTLPEEATRRLEAAAPFEPGFLSDFIAAAEADLWPPGDTAPPVTRR from the coding sequence TTGCGTTACCGCCTGCTGGGCCGCACCGGCCTGCGCGTGTCCGAACTGTTCTTCGGCGCCATGACCTTCTACGAACGAGGCGGCCCCGGCGCCCTGCGCGAGTACCGCGCCCTGCTCGACACCTACGCCGACGCCGGAGGCAACGTCATCGACACCGCCTCGGCCTACGGCGACAGCGAGGAGATCCTCGGCGAACTCCTCGACGGCCACCGCGACCGCTTCGTCCTCGCCAGCAAGTACACCCTCTCCCGCGACCGCCGCGACCCGAACGCCGCCGGCAACCACCGCAAGAACCTCACCCTGACGCTCGAACGCAGCCTGCGCCGCCTGCGCACCGACCACCTCGACCTCTACTGGGTGCACATCTGGGACCGCCACACCCCCATCGAGGAGACGATGCGCGCCCTGGACGACGCCGTCCGCGCCGGGAAGATCCTCTACGTGGGCATCTCCGACGCCCCCGCCTGGCTGGTCGCCCGCGCCAACACCCTGGCCGAATGGCGCGACTGGACACCGTTCGCCGCCCTGCAGGTGCCCTACAACCTGCTCCAGCGCGACATCGAACGCGAACTGCTGCCCATGGCCGAGGCGTTCGGCATGACCGTGGCCGCCTGGGCACCCCTGGCCCGCGGCGTGCTGTCCGGCAAGTTCACCGGCCACCCCGCCCCGCCCGCCGGCCGCACCCGCGTCGACCCGGCCTCCCTCACCGCGCGCGACCACGCCGTCGCCCGCACCGTACGGGAGGTGGCGGACGACCTGGGCGCCACCCCCGCCCAGGTCGCGCTCGCCTGGACCCGCACCCGCTCCACCGCCGTGCACCCCATCGTCGGCGCCCGCGACGTCGCACAGCTCACCGACAACCTGGGCGCCACCGCCCTCACCCTTCCCGAGGAGGCGACGCGCCGCCTGGAGGCGGCGGCACCCTTCGAACCCGGCTTCCTCAGCGACTTCATCGCCGCCGCCGAGGCCGACCTGTGGCCGCCCGGCGACACCGCCCCACCCGTCACCCGCCGCTGA
- a CDS encoding helix-turn-helix transcriptional regulator, which yields MSTRGTRDAAGRLLRLLSLLQSRTDWPGPELAERLKVSTRTIRTDIERLRDLGYPVTATTGTTGGYRLGPGARLPPLLLDDDEAVAVAVGLRTAATGAGTVEGIEETSLRALAKLEQVLPARLRPRLAALAAYTLPAPGGGPAVEADVLATLAGACRDRRRLRFDYRDHDGNLTVRDTEPHRLVSTGRRWYLLAWDVGRTGWRSFRVDRLTPRTPPGPVFTARPLPDGDAISYVTKGVASVLGPCRTVATVRAPAEVVAERIPPVARVEHVDAATCRLHIGASTPLLLAAYLAALGLDFTVEGPPELLRRLAEVAARCASADAGPLGAAASSSSDGAPQT from the coding sequence ATGAGCACACGAGGGACGCGCGACGCGGCGGGCCGGCTCCTCCGCCTGCTGTCGCTGCTGCAGTCACGCACCGACTGGCCGGGCCCCGAACTGGCCGAACGCCTCAAAGTCAGCACGCGCACGATCCGCACCGACATCGAACGGCTGCGCGACCTCGGCTACCCGGTCACGGCCACCACGGGCACGACCGGCGGCTACCGGCTCGGACCCGGCGCCCGGCTGCCCCCGCTGCTGCTCGACGACGACGAGGCCGTCGCGGTCGCCGTCGGACTGCGCACGGCCGCCACCGGAGCGGGCACCGTCGAAGGCATCGAGGAGACCTCGCTGCGCGCCCTGGCCAAGCTCGAACAGGTCCTGCCCGCCCGGCTGCGCCCCCGCCTCGCGGCGCTGGCCGCCTACACCCTGCCGGCGCCCGGCGGCGGACCCGCCGTCGAGGCGGACGTGCTGGCCACGCTGGCCGGAGCCTGCCGCGACCGGCGGCGGCTGCGCTTCGACTACCGCGACCACGACGGCAACCTCACCGTGCGCGACACCGAGCCGCACCGCCTGGTCTCCACCGGACGCCGCTGGTACCTCCTCGCCTGGGACGTCGGCCGGACCGGCTGGCGCAGCTTCCGCGTGGACCGGCTCACCCCACGCACCCCGCCCGGCCCTGTGTTCACCGCCCGGCCGCTCCCGGACGGCGACGCGATCTCCTACGTCACCAAAGGCGTCGCGTCCGTCCTGGGACCGTGCCGCACGGTCGCGACGGTACGGGCCCCCGCCGAAGTCGTCGCCGAACGCATCCCGCCGGTCGCCCGCGTCGAGCACGTCGACGCCGCCACGTGCCGGCTGCACATCGGCGCGAGCACGCCACTGCTGCTCGCCGCCTACCTGGCCGCCCTCGGACTCGACTTCACCGTCGAAGGCCCACCCGAACTGCTGCGCCGGCTGGCGGAGGTCGCCGCACGCTGCGCCTCGGCCGACGCCGGCCCGCTCGGCGCCGCCGCGTCGTCCTCATCCGACGGCGCTCCTCAGACGTAG
- a CDS encoding CTP synthase C-terminal region-related (seleno)protein — protein MRIALVGDRSPGVRSHVRVPSLLEALRERDGIALDPYWIPTPEADGLERFDGIWMLPGSPYLSEEGAVAAARTAREHGIPFLGTCGGFQHMLLEYARDVCGLRVAHAENEPQAEEFLLTPLACSLAGHEGLVRLAAGSLIGRIVGAATTVEAYNCSYGLNPAHKRTLEEHGLVFSGHADDGSVRVAELPSHPFFLATLFQPELAGDGRRPHPVIAAFAAAVAERAARPAVGRRGTVSGG, from the coding sequence ATGAGAATCGCTCTGGTCGGTGACCGCTCCCCCGGTGTCCGTTCGCATGTCCGTGTCCCGTCGCTGCTGGAGGCGTTGCGTGAGCGCGACGGCATCGCGCTCGACCCGTACTGGATCCCCACGCCGGAGGCGGACGGGCTGGAGCGCTTCGACGGGATCTGGATGCTGCCGGGCAGCCCGTACCTGAGCGAGGAGGGGGCGGTGGCCGCGGCGCGGACGGCGCGTGAGCACGGGATCCCGTTCCTGGGCACGTGCGGCGGGTTCCAGCACATGCTGCTGGAGTACGCGCGCGACGTGTGCGGGCTGCGGGTGGCGCACGCGGAGAACGAGCCGCAGGCGGAGGAGTTCCTGCTGACGCCGCTTGCGTGCTCGCTGGCCGGGCACGAGGGGCTGGTGCGGCTCGCGGCCGGTTCGCTGATCGGGCGGATCGTGGGGGCGGCCACGACGGTGGAGGCCTACAACTGCTCCTACGGGCTGAATCCGGCGCACAAGCGGACGTTGGAGGAGCACGGGCTGGTGTTCTCCGGGCACGCCGACGATGGGAGCGTGCGGGTGGCGGAGCTGCCGTCGCATCCGTTCTTCCTGGCCACGCTGTTCCAGCCGGAGCTGGCCGGTGACGGGCGTCGCCCGCACCCGGTGATCGCCGCGTTCGCCGCGGCCGTCGCCGAGCGGGCCGCCCGGCCGGCTGTCGGGCGGCGGGGGACGGTCAGCGGCGGGTGA
- a CDS encoding LysR family transcriptional regulator yields the protein MDPHLLRTFVTVARTGSFSAAAAHLGYTQSAISQQIAALETDLGLPLLHRRPVTPTEAGTRLLEHAEPLLLRLRAARADVLRTAALPAHRLTLAASPLALNTRLAHRLARARAAQPRLEVTVRTCSRDEVSGQVAVGEAEIGLADGIAAPSDPLRLPDAGPITTTGVSEEELLVALPADHPLAGRVGLRLADLVDARWLQTTLCPVRRLRDLAGDGFRVALDYTGDDVHTVLNLVAAGHGLTLLPASVLPPSSVSASAVTSAFPASAGRGVPLSAPRLVHRVELLHGALPDGPAARLAADLSG from the coding sequence ATGGACCCGCATCTGCTCCGCACCTTCGTCACCGTCGCCCGCACCGGCTCCTTCTCCGCGGCCGCCGCGCACCTCGGCTACACCCAGTCGGCCATCTCCCAGCAGATCGCCGCCCTGGAGACCGACCTCGGCCTGCCCCTGCTCCACCGCCGCCCGGTCACCCCCACCGAGGCCGGCACGCGGCTGCTGGAACACGCCGAACCGCTGCTGCTGCGCCTGCGCGCGGCGCGCGCCGACGTGCTGCGCACCGCCGCGCTGCCCGCCCACCGGCTCACCCTCGCCGCCTCGCCGCTGGCGCTCAACACCCGCCTCGCCCACCGGCTGGCCCGCGCCCGCGCCGCGCAGCCGCGACTGGAGGTGACGGTGCGGACCTGCTCCAGGGACGAGGTGAGCGGGCAGGTGGCCGTGGGGGAGGCCGAGATCGGGCTGGCCGACGGCATCGCCGCCCCCAGCGACCCGTTGCGGCTGCCCGACGCCGGCCCGATCACCACCACCGGCGTGTCAGAGGAGGAACTCCTCGTCGCCCTGCCCGCCGACCACCCGCTGGCGGGCCGGGTGGGGCTCCGGCTGGCCGACCTCGTCGACGCCCGCTGGCTGCAGACCACCCTGTGCCCGGTGCGACGGCTGCGCGACCTGGCGGGCGACGGGTTCCGGGTGGCGCTCGACTACACCGGCGACGACGTGCACACCGTGCTCAACCTGGTGGCCGCCGGCCACGGCCTGACCCTGCTGCCCGCCTCGGTGCTGCCCCCCTCGTCGGTGTCCGCATCGGCGGTCACGTCGGCGTTTCCCGCATCGGCCGGACGGGGAGTGCCGCTGTCGGCGCCGCGGCTGGTGCACCGGGTGGAACTGCTGCACGGCGCCCTGCCTGACGGCCCGGCCGCCCGCCTGGCGGCCGACCTGTCAGGTTGA
- a CDS encoding SDR family oxidoreductase, with protein MRAAVVTGGSRGIGRAVVERLVGDGATVVFSYTADERAAEEVVASLGGRATAVRADAADVEQVERLFARADEVFAAAGAGPLSALVNNAGVIAHAPIEEVTPQVYDRVMAVNARGAYFALRAAARRMADGGRIVNISTTGTAWPSPGESVYAASKAALEQLTRVASRELGRRGITVNCVSPGATDTDLLRAGASPEVLATVAHMTALGRVGTPADIAAVVALLLGPDAGWLTGQNLCADGGLV; from the coding sequence ATGAGGGCTGCGGTGGTGACGGGCGGCTCGCGCGGGATCGGGCGGGCCGTGGTGGAGCGGCTGGTGGGCGACGGTGCGACGGTCGTGTTCAGCTACACGGCCGATGAGCGGGCGGCCGAGGAGGTGGTCGCGTCCCTGGGCGGGCGGGCGACGGCCGTGCGGGCGGACGCGGCGGACGTGGAGCAGGTGGAGCGTCTGTTCGCCAGGGCTGATGAGGTGTTCGCCGCGGCGGGCGCCGGGCCGTTGTCGGCGCTGGTGAACAACGCGGGCGTCATCGCGCACGCGCCGATCGAGGAGGTGACGCCGCAGGTGTACGACCGGGTGATGGCCGTCAACGCCCGTGGCGCCTACTTCGCGCTGCGGGCCGCCGCGCGGCGGATGGCCGACGGCGGGCGGATCGTGAACATCTCGACCACGGGCACCGCCTGGCCCAGCCCGGGTGAGTCGGTGTACGCCGCGAGCAAGGCGGCGCTGGAGCAGCTCACCCGGGTCGCCTCGCGGGAGCTCGGGCGGCGTGGGATCACCGTCAACTGCGTCTCCCCCGGCGCGACCGACACCGACCTGCTGCGGGCGGGGGCGTCGCCGGAGGTGCTCGCGACCGTCGCCCACATGACGGCGCTGGGCCGGGTGGGGACGCCGGCCGACATCGCGGCGGTCGTGGCCCTGCTGCTGGGCCCGGACGCGGGCTGGTTGACGGGTCAGAACCTGTGTGCCGACGGGGGGCTCGTCTGA
- a CDS encoding ABC transporter ATP-binding protein encodes MPVIDVREVTKTYDTPQGPFTALRGVSLRTGPGEFLAVVGRSGSGKSTLINMITGIDRPTSGEVHVAGAAVHELDQRALAVWRGRNVGVVFQFFQLLPTLTVAENVMLPMDFCDTYPRGERRSRALELLERVGIAEQADKLPAALSGGQQQRAAIARALSNDPPLLVADEPTGNLDSATAIAVLELFAAIAAGGTTVVMVTHGSEVAPYITSTVELADGAVRARV; translated from the coding sequence GTGCCCGTCATCGACGTACGCGAGGTCACCAAGACCTACGACACCCCGCAGGGACCGTTCACCGCGCTGCGTGGCGTGTCGCTGCGGACCGGCCCCGGCGAGTTCCTGGCCGTGGTCGGCCGGTCCGGCAGCGGCAAGTCCACCCTGATCAACATGATCACCGGGATCGACCGGCCGACCAGCGGCGAGGTGCACGTCGCCGGAGCGGCCGTGCACGAGCTGGACCAGCGGGCGCTGGCCGTCTGGCGCGGCCGCAACGTCGGGGTGGTGTTCCAGTTCTTCCAGTTGCTGCCCACGCTGACCGTGGCCGAGAACGTCATGCTGCCCATGGACTTCTGCGACACCTACCCGCGCGGCGAGCGCCGCTCCAGGGCGCTGGAACTGCTGGAGCGGGTCGGCATCGCCGAGCAGGCCGACAAGCTGCCCGCCGCGCTGTCCGGCGGCCAGCAGCAGCGCGCCGCCATCGCCCGCGCGCTGTCCAACGACCCGCCGCTGCTGGTGGCCGACGAGCCGACCGGCAACCTGGACTCGGCGACCGCGATCGCGGTGCTGGAGCTGTTCGCCGCGATCGCGGCCGGCGGCACCACCGTGGTCATGGTCACGCACGGCAGCGAGGTGGCCCCGTACATCACCTCGACCGTGGAGCTGGCCGATGGGGCGGTGCGGGCGCGTGTCTAG
- a CDS encoding ABC transporter permease: MSRPLPGRLSRPRWRKLRRDVALAWGRTVMMVVAIAAGVTGIGAVLSANAIVSREIARNYLDTAPAAATLELDRVDAALAERVGGRPGIADAQARASVTARMRIGPDAWRTLLLFVVPDFGDLRIAAFARESGAWPPPPGTMLIERSARDMVPSGPVEVRLPGGESRTVAVSGTVHDPALAPAWQERAGYGYITPHTLAGLGGSATMDELKIRTTATTREGIERTSRDLAAWLRAQGHQVHEIQVPPPGRHPHESQMQALMLMLVIFAVLGLVLAAILVATVIGGMLVQQIRQIGVMKAIGARTGQIAGLYAVQVLALGLAAAAVGIPAGTLAGRGYAGVVAGLLNLNLHSVAVPLWVYVVQFAAAVLVPLLVAAVPIRWAARLTVREAISDYGVRPETVSARLSGLSRTLLMALRNAFRRRARLALTVGLLSAGGALFLSGLNVAAAWQRTVEDGMAARHHDMEVRLAAADPALVERIRATPGVTRVETWGGAPTTAGDVVSTYPDGGHGSFALRGVPGDSRLLDLPVTSGRWLRPGEANAVVLNSMAAVPLPDAKPGDTITLRLDGRATTWRVVGTVREIGSPAAAYVTRTAFERHAGPARDLRIVTSDTAAVQRAIRDARIEGATLTAAEMREAVDGHIFVLIGALIALAVLMAIVGVLGLAAATGAGVVERTREFAVMRAIGATPRTVLGIVLGESVFVGLLSWIAATLLAFLLSWAIGDLLGELAFRAPLPLTVSPLALALWALAAIAGSALAGVVPAGRAARLTIGQALAYV; the protein is encoded by the coding sequence GTGTCTAGGCCGCTGCCGGGAAGGCTGTCTCGGCCGCGCTGGCGCAAGCTGCGGCGCGACGTGGCGCTGGCCTGGGGACGCACGGTCATGATGGTCGTGGCCATCGCGGCCGGAGTGACCGGGATCGGCGCTGTGCTCAGCGCGAACGCGATCGTCTCCCGGGAGATCGCCCGCAACTACCTCGACACCGCGCCCGCCGCGGCCACCCTGGAGCTGGACCGGGTCGACGCCGCGCTGGCCGAGCGGGTGGGCGGCCGCCCCGGCATCGCCGACGCACAAGCCAGGGCGAGTGTCACCGCCCGGATGCGGATCGGGCCGGATGCGTGGCGGACGCTGCTGCTGTTCGTGGTGCCCGACTTCGGCGACCTGCGCATCGCCGCCTTCGCCCGCGAATCCGGTGCCTGGCCGCCGCCCCCCGGCACCATGCTGATCGAACGATCCGCCCGGGACATGGTGCCGTCCGGGCCCGTCGAGGTCCGCCTGCCCGGCGGCGAGAGCCGCACCGTCGCCGTCTCCGGCACCGTGCACGACCCCGCGCTCGCGCCCGCCTGGCAGGAACGCGCCGGTTACGGCTACATCACCCCGCACACGCTCGCCGGGCTCGGCGGCAGCGCGACCATGGACGAGCTCAAGATCCGCACGACGGCCACCACCCGGGAAGGCATCGAACGGACCAGCCGCGACCTGGCGGCCTGGCTGCGCGCCCAGGGACACCAGGTGCACGAGATCCAGGTGCCGCCGCCGGGCAGGCATCCGCACGAGTCGCAGATGCAGGCGCTGATGCTGATGCTGGTCATCTTCGCCGTGCTCGGGCTCGTCCTGGCCGCGATCCTGGTGGCCACCGTGATCGGCGGCATGCTGGTGCAGCAGATCCGCCAGATCGGCGTGATGAAGGCCATCGGCGCCCGCACCGGCCAGATCGCGGGCCTGTACGCCGTTCAGGTGCTGGCGCTCGGCCTGGCCGCCGCCGCGGTCGGCATCCCGGCCGGCACGCTGGCCGGCCGCGGCTACGCCGGTGTCGTCGCCGGCCTGCTCAACCTGAACCTGCACAGCGTGGCCGTCCCGCTGTGGGTGTACGTCGTGCAGTTCGCGGCGGCCGTGCTGGTGCCGCTTCTGGTGGCGGCCGTGCCGATTCGCTGGGCCGCCCGGCTCACCGTCCGTGAGGCGATCAGCGACTACGGCGTGCGCCCGGAGACGGTCTCGGCCCGGCTGAGCGGGCTCAGCCGTACCCTGCTGATGGCCCTGCGCAACGCCTTTCGCCGCCGGGCGCGGCTCGCGCTCACTGTCGGCCTGCTGTCGGCGGGGGGCGCGCTGTTCCTGTCCGGCCTGAACGTGGCCGCCGCCTGGCAACGCACCGTCGAGGACGGCATGGCCGCCCGCCACCACGACATGGAGGTACGGCTGGCCGCCGCCGACCCCGCCCTGGTCGAGCGCATCCGCGCCACCCCCGGCGTCACCCGTGTGGAGACGTGGGGAGGCGCCCCCACCACCGCTGGGGATGTGGTCTCGACATACCCCGACGGCGGGCACGGCAGCTTCGCTTTGCGTGGGGTGCCGGGTGATTCCCGCCTGCTCGATCTGCCCGTCACCTCGGGCAGGTGGCTGCGGCCCGGCGAGGCGAACGCGGTCGTGCTGAACTCGATGGCCGCCGTCCCACTCCCGGACGCGAAACCCGGCGACACGATCACTCTCAGGCTTGACGGCCGCGCCACCACGTGGCGTGTCGTCGGCACGGTACGCGAGATCGGCTCGCCGGCCGCCGCCTACGTCACCAGGACCGCCTTCGAGCGGCATGCCGGACCCGCCCGCGACCTGCGCATCGTCACCTCCGACACCGCGGCGGTGCAGCGCGCGATCCGCGACGCGCGCATCGAGGGCGCGACCCTGACCGCCGCCGAGATGCGCGAGGCCGTCGACGGTCACATCTTCGTCCTGATCGGCGCGCTGATCGCCCTGGCCGTGCTGATGGCGATCGTCGGCGTGCTCGGCCTGGCCGCCGCCACCGGTGCCGGCGTGGTGGAGCGCACCCGCGAGTTCGCCGTCATGCGGGCCATCGGTGCCACCCCGCGCACCGTGCTGGGCATCGTGCTCGGCGAGAGCGTCTTCGTCGGTCTGCTCAGCTGGATCGCCGCCACGCTGCTCGCGTTCCTGCTGAGCTGGGCGATCGGCGATCTGCTCGGGGAGCTGGCCTTCCGCGCCCCGCTGCCGCTCACCGTCTCGCCCCTGGCCCTGGCTCTGTGGGCCCTGGCCGCGATCGCCGGCTCGGCTTTGGCTGGAGTGGTTCCCGCCGGTCGAGCCGCTCGGCTCACCATCGGCCAGGCCCTGGCCTACGTCTGA